The Natrinema sp. DC36 genome includes the window TTCGCAACGAGGCCAGTGACGACTTACATATTAGTACCCCCGGCCGCATCGACAGGGTATGAAGACGCTCGAGGTCACCGACGAACAGTACGCGTTCATCCAGTACCTCCGAGAGGAGATCTCCGAATCGGTCGTCGGCAAGTACGGTTTCGTCCGCGAACGCGACGCCGTCCAGTTCCTGATCGACAATCTCGACGAGGACGTCGAAATCGACGCCGACGAGTTCGACTCCTCGGCCACCGACGACGTCGCCGCGTCCGTCGGTGCCGCCATCGACGGAGAAACCGATCCGCACGAACTCGAGGAGGTCTCCTACGTCGAAGGCGAGACGCCGTCGGCCGACGAGATCGTGGACGAGGAGAGCGAGGACCCGGAGTCCGAGTCTGACGAAGCGAACGACGGGGACGCCGACGATGGATCGACCGACGACGGAGCGAACGACGGGGAAGCGACCGACGAGGGAGAATCGAACGACGAGACCGCGGACGGAGACGGTTCGGCTGAGGAGACGGACGGAGACGGCTCGGCCGACGACGACGATATGTTGGACGAGATGATGAGCCTGCTCGAGACCCACGACGACAAGTGGGAGGAGTCGAGTTCGGCGGACTACCGGTACAGCGTCGAACTCCCGGACGGCTCGAGCGAACAGGTCCAGACGAAAGACGACGTCCGGGCGCTTCTGTTCAAGAATTATCGTTGATCCGTGCCGGTCGCGACACTGTCTGTGCAGTTTTTGCCGCGCGTCGCGGATAGTACATCGCGGTCGCTTCGCGAACCCGACGATCGATCTTCTCGAGCGATACCGACCGCGGAACGGTCCTCCTGTCTTCGGACGGAATTCGTACTGGGCGCGAACGCACTCCGGAACGTTCGGAGCGTACTGGGGATAACGAGGTGGTACCGATAGTTTAGGCAGTACGAAAAATAGTTCGTAAATTGAAAAGTTATAAGGGGCTTCCATACCAAGTATCGGACGTGATGAACACGCAAAAGACCACTCGACAGGCAGCGGACACGGTCGAATCGAACGCGCTTCGACTCGACACGGAAAAGGCCGAGCAGATTATCGACGCGCTCAACACGGATCTGGCGGACGCGTACGTCCTCTATCATCAACTCCACAAGCACCACTGGAACGTGGAGGGTGCGGAGTTCCTCGACGTCCACGTCTTCCTCCAGGAGGTCTACGAGGACGTCGAAGCCGCGGCCGACGAACTCGCAGAGCGACTCCAGGCGCTCGGCGGCGTTCCACATGCGAGCATGACGACGCTCGTGGAGAACGCGACGGTCGAGCCCGAAGACGAAGACGTCTACGATATCCGAACCTCACTGGCCAACGACCTCGACATGATGGGAGACATGATCGAGAGCTACCGCCAGCACATCGAACTTGCGGAGGGGCTCGGCGACTACGCGACGGGGCAGATACTTCGCG containing:
- the dpsA gene encoding DNA starvation/stationary phase protection protein DpsA, with the protein product MNTQKTTRQAADTVESNALRLDTEKAEQIIDALNTDLADAYVLYHQLHKHHWNVEGAEFLDVHVFLQEVYEDVEAAADELAERLQALGGVPHASMTTLVENATVEPEDEDVYDIRTSLANDLDMMGDMIESYRQHIELAEGLGDYATGQILREQLETIEEHTHHIEHYLEDDTLVLESATK